A window of the Rhinoraja longicauda isolate Sanriku21f chromosome 42, sRhiLon1.1, whole genome shotgun sequence genome harbors these coding sequences:
- the letmd1 gene encoding LETM1 domain-containing protein 1 isoform X1 → MALARGCFRLQRLKGCGFSEFLYYPTICASRLTSHQLSQFFTTAKRSTLSSAIISKAKRLNAKYEQFLEKNFPRFYVIYSTFFRGFHILYLDFKEVNGIRNKMANKGLKYNQLPYREMEKLRQFRRDVIKVMPVVLLAIPPFANYLVFILMYFFPRQFLIRHFWTHDQQQEFKEIYHSFRAQVYPDAVSGLIKAASKVKDKRLKKQLLTLGNKVQDGIHPEIFQLHMVAKLFLGHPLAIRRIEKRQAEVFSRVMFLTPHMPSFILRHRIWSHIMEIRHLDQALNSLGLHDLSEDELRNVNLQWPIDPRSHSSLGYGRKLDSCNQGEWTNSHRWHPRSGLDLGFWRCEAAAQLDAPLCCRRL, encoded by the exons GCTTACTAGTCACCAGTTGTCACAATTTTTCACAACAGCGAAGAGGAGTACTTTAAGTTCAGCTATCATCTCAAAGGCCAAACGTTTGAATGCAAaatatgaacaatttctggaaaaAAACTTTCCACGTTTTTATGTGATCTATTCAACTTTTTTCCGAG GTTTCCATATCTTGTATCTTGACTTCAAGGAAGTTAATGGAATAAGGAATAAGATGGCCAATAAAGGACTAAAGTACAAccagctgccttacagggaaatGGAAAAATTAAGACAG TTTCGCAGAGATGTTATAAAGGTAATGCCGGTAGTGCTTCTCGCCATTCCACCATTTGCAAACTATCTTGTGTTCATATTGAT GTATTTCTTTCCACGCCAGTTCTTAATAAGACACTTCTGGACCCACGATCAACAACAGGAATTTAAGGAAATCTACCACTCGTTCCGGGCTCAGGTTTACCCAGACGCCGTGAGTGGTTTAATCAAAGCAGCCTCAAAAGTTAAAGACAAACGACTGAAAAAACAGCTGTTAACTCTTGGCAACAAA GTTCAGGATGGCATCCATCCCGAAATCTTTCAGCTACACATGGTGGCAAAGCTGTTCTTGGGACATCCACTAGCAATCCGTCGCATTGAAAAACGGCAGGCG GAAGTCTTTAGTCGGGTGATGTTTCTCACTCCACACATGCCCTCCTTCATCCTACGCCATCGTATCTGGAGCCACATCATGGAAATTCGTCATTTGGACCAAGCTTTGAATAGTCTAGGATTGCATGACCTGTCGGAGGATGAACTGAGAAAT gtcaatttacagtggccaattgaccCACGATCCCattcatctttgggatatgggaggaaactcgaCTCATGCaaccagggagaatggacaaactcgcacagatggcacccgaggtcagggttggaCCTAGGTTtctggagatgtgaggcagcagctcaactagatgcaccactgtgctgccgcaGGCTGTGA